The DNA segment AAAGACAAAATAACGTCAAGTGCAGGACCCGCCCTACTCGCTGTAAATCATCTTCTTGCTCATCCCACCGTCCACCACGAACTCTTGCCCAGTGACGAACCCGGCGCTGCGCGACAGCAGCCACGCCACCATGGCTGCCACGTCCTCAACCGTGCCTACCCGGCCCGCAGGATGCTGCGCATGATCGGCGTCACTCAACGGCTCTGCACGGCGCGCCGCGGGATCACGGGCGTCGATCCAGCCCGGGCTGACAGCGTTGACCCGCACCTCCGGCCCCAGGCTGATAGCCAGCGCGTGAGTCAGGGCCAACAGGCCGCCCTTGCTCGCCGCGTAAGCCTCGGTATCCGCTTCCGACTGCCGCGCCCGGGTCGAGGCGAGGTTTACGATCGAACCACCATGGGCACGCAGATAGGGCGCACAGTGCTTGGCCAGCAGCATCGGCCCACTGAGGTTCACCGCCAGCACCCGATTCCAGTAAGCCAGGTCCAGGCTATCCAATGTGATATTGCGCGGATCGGCCACAGCGGCATTACACACCAGGGCATCCAGGCGCCCGAACTGACCCAGCACTTCGGCCACCCCAAGGGCCACCTGCTGCTCATCGGCCACGTCCATGGTGATAAACCAGGCGTTGTCACCCAGCACCCTGGACACCTTGGCGCCCCGCTCGCGGTCCAGGTCAGCCAACACCACCTGCCAGCCTTCGCTGACCAGCCAGGCCGCGATCCCCAGGCCGATACCGCGTGCCGCACCCGTCACCAACGCGACCCGGCCATTACTGACGCCAGCCGCCTCCAGGGACCACTCGATCACAAGGCAGCCAGCCCGCGAGCCAGGTCGGCCTGCAAGTCAGTCACATCTTCCAGGCCAACGGCAACACGGATCAGGCTGTCGCGGATACCCGCGGCTTCACGCTCCTGCGGTGCCAGGCGACCATGGGAAGTGGTGCTTGGATGGGTAATGGTGGTTTTGCTATCACCCAGGTTGGCGGTGATGGAGATCAGGCGTGTCGCGTCGATAAAGCGCCACGCGCCCTCTTTGCCGCCCTTGACCTCGAAACTGACCACGGCCCCGAAGCCACGCTGCTGACGCTGAGCCAGCTCGTGTTGCGGGTGGCTCTTCAAGCCGGCGTAGTGGACTTTCTCGATGCCGTCCTGCTGCTCCAGCCACTCGGCCAGGGCCTGGGCATTGGCGCAATGGGCCTTCATCCGCAGGCTGAGGGTTTCCAGGCCCTTGAGGAAAATCCACGCATTGAACGGGCTCAGGGTCGGGCCAGCGGTGCGCAAGAAGCCCACCACTTCCTTCATCTGCTCGCCGCGGCCGGCCACCACGCCGCCCATGCAACGACCCTGGCCGTCGATGAACTTGGTGGCCGAATGCACCACGATATCTGCGCCGAGCTTCAGTGGCTGCTGCAGGGCCGGCGTGCAGAAGCAGTTATCCACTACCAGCATCGCGCCCTTGGCGTGGGCCACTTCGGCGAGAGCGGCGATGTCCACCAGCTCTGCCAGCGGGTTGGACGGCGACTCGACAAACAGCAATTTGGTATTGGCCTTGATGGCCGCATTCCAGCCAGAAAGGTCCGCCAGCGGCACGTAGTCGACTTCAATGCCAAAGCGCTTGAAGTACTTTTCGAACAAGCTGATGGTCGAACCAAACACACTGCGCGACACCAATACGTGATCACCGGCGCTGCACAGGCTCATCACCACGGCGAGGATCGCCGCCATGCCGGTAGCTGTGGCGACCGCCTGCTCTGCCCCTTCCAGCGCCGCGATGCGCTCTTCGAAGGCGCGCACCGTCGGGTTGGTATAGCGGGAGTAAACGTTACCCGGCACTTCGCCAGCAAAGCGCGCCGCCGCGTCCGCCGCGGTGCGGAACACGTAGCTGGAGGTGAAGAACATCGGGTCACCGTGTTCACCTTCCGGCGTGCGGTGCTGGCCGGCGCGCACAGCCAGGGTATCGAAAGCCACACCATCGAGGTCGCTGTCCAACCGACCGGCATCCCATTCCTGACTCATGCTGCCACTCCTTCACTCAAATTCTTTATTTAACATACAAAACCGGCCCCTCAGGGCCGGTAGTTACTCAGTTGTTGTACAGATCGATGATCGCGCTGACCGCCTGGGTCTTGATCTTCGATGAGTCGTTACGCGCCTGCTCAATCTTGTTCAGGTACGCCTCGTCGACATCACCTGTCACGTACTTGCCATCGAAGACCGCGCAATCGAACTGCTCGATCTTGATCTTGCCGCCGCCAACCGCTTCGATCAGGTCAGGAAGGTCCTGGTAAATCAGCCAATCGGCACCGATCAGGTCGGCTACATCCTGGGTCGAACGATTGTGCGCAATCAGTTCGTGGGCGCTCGGCATGTCGATACCGTACACGTTCGGGTACCGCACGGCAGGCGCAGCAGAACAGAAGTACACGTTCTTCGCCCCGGCTTCGCGAGCCATCTGGATGATCTGCTTGCACGTGGTGCCACGCACAATGGAGTCATCCACCAGCATCACGTTCTTGCCGCGGAATTCCAGCTCGATGGCATTGAGCTTCTGGCGTACCGACTTCTTGCGAGCCGCCTGGCCCGGCATGATGAAGGTGCGGCCGATGTAGCGGTTCTTGACGAAACCTTCGCGGAACTTGACGCCCAGGCGGGTAGCCAGCTCCAGCGCGGCGGTGCGGCTGGTGTCCGGGATCGGGATCACCACGTCGATGTCATGCTCAGGGCGTTCGCGCAGGATCTTCTCGGCGAGCTTCTCACCCATGCGCAGACGCGCCTTGTACACCGAAACACCATCAATGATCGAATCCGGACGCGCCAGGTAGACGTGTTCG comes from the Pseudomonas shahriarae genome and includes:
- a CDS encoding SDR family oxidoreductase, coding for MEAAGVSNGRVALVTGAARGIGLGIAAWLVSEGWQVVLADLDRERGAKVSRVLGDNAWFITMDVADEQQVALGVAEVLGQFGRLDALVCNAAVADPRNITLDSLDLAYWNRVLAVNLSGPMLLAKHCAPYLRAHGGSIVNLASTRARQSEADTEAYAASKGGLLALTHALAISLGPEVRVNAVSPGWIDARDPAARRAEPLSDADHAQHPAGRVGTVEDVAAMVAWLLSRSAGFVTGQEFVVDGGMSKKMIYSE
- a CDS encoding O-succinylhomoserine sulfhydrylase, with the protein product MSQEWDAGRLDSDLDGVAFDTLAVRAGQHRTPEGEHGDPMFFTSSYVFRTAADAAARFAGEVPGNVYSRYTNPTVRAFEERIAALEGAEQAVATATGMAAILAVVMSLCSAGDHVLVSRSVFGSTISLFEKYFKRFGIEVDYVPLADLSGWNAAIKANTKLLFVESPSNPLAELVDIAALAEVAHAKGAMLVVDNCFCTPALQQPLKLGADIVVHSATKFIDGQGRCMGGVVAGRGEQMKEVVGFLRTAGPTLSPFNAWIFLKGLETLSLRMKAHCANAQALAEWLEQQDGIEKVHYAGLKSHPQHELAQRQQRGFGAVVSFEVKGGKEGAWRFIDATRLISITANLGDSKTTITHPSTTSHGRLAPQEREAAGIRDSLIRVAVGLEDVTDLQADLARGLAAL